From Plasmodium brasilianum strain Bolivian I chromosome 2, whole genome shotgun sequence, one genomic window encodes:
- a CDS encoding hypothetical protein (conserved Plasmodium protein), with protein sequence MNVLKLYFLFMKGCKIKSKLAKICSQIVNLAYSINIKVIKNPLFINTTYNDNITGWNNTKSKNEKKKKKKSLVRKSSTKQSNIIYKLVKEDKDPFKKYMIDDMYYGRILSINKKKIKLDILCDRKAYLNTSEYFSVQDFNKYIFTLLQVHNIIKVKIKRIEKIHQKITVCIKKYSYQQILSSFKNDHHLIKSKILDIRENYLLLYLAPKIHAKLMLHGKEDLSNYKIGNDISVKVDYFDGDNNELYVKIQ encoded by the exons ATGAATGTGTTAaaactttattttctttttatgaagggatgtaaaattaaatcaaAATTAGCGAAAATTTGTTCGCAAATAG TAAATTTAGCGTACtcaattaatattaaagtaataaaaaaccCCCTATTTATAAACACAACTTACAATGATAATATAACAGGATGGAATAACacgaaaagtaaaaatgaaaaaaaaaaaaaaaaaaaaagccttGTGAGAAAAAGCAGTACCAAGcaaagtaatataatatataagctagtaaaagaagataaggatccatttaaaaaatatatgattgaTGATATGTATTATGGGAGAATATTAagcattaataaaaaaaaaattaaacttgATATATTATGTGATAGGAAGgcatatttaaatacatCAGAATATTTTTCCGTGCAggattttaataaatatatatttactttattacaagtacataatattattaaagtaaaaataaagagaattgaaaaaatacatCAAAAAATTACAGTATGTATTAAGAAATATTCTTATCAGCAAATTCTTTCGTCCTTTAAAAATGATCATCATTTAATTAAATCAAAAATTTTGGATATCCGGGAAAATTATCTATTACTTTATTTAGCTCCAAAAATACATGCAAAATTGATGCTTCATGGAAAGGAAGATTTAAGTAATTACAAGATAGGTAACGATATTTCTGTTAAAGTTGATTACTTTGATGGGGACAACAACGAACTATATGTGAAGATCCAATAA
- a CDS encoding hypothetical protein (conserved Plasmodium protein), which yields MMEVYIRESKKLTFKNNKGKKLLRYLDISLNNKSLHDSHIVELVKVLKKIIKIVYNNFYCLNIDLSENYITCVGLKTLLKYILNYNENIGVNILKLYKNNIKDDGVSLIKQLVYIQKIPMEELHLSHNYVQDNTCKELLLSFVQAKKDSNYVYPRYDKYQSSYKHTQIPVWIRLEYNCIQNPKEILKEVEEFAKKKRGYKSNLIICSALKSDKRCCPYKCLNATIRNTPIMHVYMFIHQKENLISTNGKITKDEKKEFSSSILDVEKTRECNIDDKNMDLDEPFSSLESKNNNISVVGSSLKVNLSTDDSSDVSNKAIGGKNVGAKNVGAKSVGVKSVGAKSVGGKSIGGKSNKKSNSNNNSGNNSSNNKKNSKNNNSKSKAVLGKRYGEKVEEQNEEEEEEKDNDNVKDMDEEEDEEDEEEDFDDDEDDDDDDFEDEEEDDEEEEEDDEEEEEEEEEEEEDDGESEQSESIEQSIDCNFKDRNAFKELRKNKKKGKEDSKRVSTKSFNSNKKMINSSNGVKNDEDEASNIDINKKKLKNKKKKKKKKKEKERESEIGSGRGHGRGGGRKDEKFNINNMKEGLSDDDDNEIHGARIGGNNINLDRSIDRSTDRSMSNLTNEMNNGENRTDGVDSVSNLPLYIILDCSAVLDMKELWKDKSFLPFSFPGLLYLYNNNLLRGIKDRRGKECKGRTRSRSGDRSGNWSGKSMNNNNMNNGLDNRKNISDSDYKNGNDSFICLMCSYVANELKLVCQKSEIIRQKMVNLKLNIWNKLSELGIMEFLSVPKDFKEKKKNFLNSSFLTDEQVKLANEYYDISYETLQMIQFSILWSTYIYKISNKEIIIENNKKKEINKADMKKNKKAIFTEVLYLTSSSNIYSFFEYLYEQDINIILPLCVTVNQINKYIQDKHTYIIDLLINAKPVNTSNGTNGKDLSFDLNKSFFKQFIREKYSKYVITGRRDIEEEVVDEAMDEAVDKAVDKAVDKAVDKAVDEREGYNGVPCGVQYIAQNKGRGKTIIPSDLKDKKKNENRYLSNGNIMNVVNNHSVNIEEDKKKRNTKNDNYQHQIMKKNTEGSKNIMSQALITNSNNMEDLDNKGEKKGLVVNNSIIGNSYVKRRQGQVGYGNIGIINNNNAYDIFDIKSVKSFSNENISKLCNMDNNNISQVSTSRNDMAEESKIAVAMDNNSSNSNSNNNTKIDGLNVMKNAYYTLDEYKNLNINIDGLNMDDVDSIGKRSELNNIMNDSKKGKMAGKNNIGLALNNNNFVSNSIKSNRENGMHPSNNAIGVNSTTSMSSNIHLDKEKSVSTPVSNGNNKVSIYNLLVDAFRGKKHPQKELENVGGNDVSGNDVSGNGVGMEGQAGKNVKVEQDIVSTTSAGVRSQIIKVRNNSIELNTSIDSFYNISNNSNTGFPSFSGNTNVTSATAATASTTIGHLNEKHTHVNVRVSSKNDSFSADPNAPHFAYNNSLLDGTPSHNMNRANINLKAVKNDGGMISTKIKDEENSRNVDNISFNNNIHSNQNNGKGAKNTTPMKNNSGETIYMNSACNKNSMKILMEAKLNEDRMLSKSEIEFSNLIESIPKNLNDDLSLYLESRNRNSHNDSHNYNGRSINNNALLSDNNITLFNPNVLRKDLDKNNFNVSREEEYRQVNELKNTYDKYKVDILNTSLLLEELILNQHVCKYIPSDLYNKILKCYEKLDGMLTNLNRCKDDFNVGSVGGVGAIGNVSADNIKIDENCLYEDLRNYWDYAFSKNTPTFLFEAKDIIHGGSSNNNGNSGNNNSSNNNISSNDRSNNGNSNNISNNRSNSKMVLTPIEAHQDLLMTNHMSSSCIVNDSADRKNGNNNSNSNSNHNNSSNNNSSNSNSNSNSNSNSNSNSNSNSNNNNNNNNSNSNSNSNSNSNSNNNSNSNSNNNSNSNSNSNNNNNSNYYSSNSNGNNKNSSTVIQMNYNGVSVNKISSQQMNATNNLNGSMKTNVLSGNNNNNNSNTRSTSAMNQNTGRNSKKMNRKKGAGTVGGNGNANTNNNNNRNSNNGNSNNNIGGKNCNSRVMNSTNSGGSHLNNSLNGIFDVGYNNMKNSQAQTKYVPRNDSMNDDSLANHKLMINGGSSSNLQNLKNSNCTNNMNNKVSKEINSHAAVNIERSTNNNHGSKGYGSSIHRSNNNSSNNHSSNNNSSNNHSCNNHSSNNHSSNNHSSNNHSSNNHSSNNHSSNNHSSNNNSRNIHNNMHGIESSELKSVNKLLMLNNDLSNLKITNSEANILEYDNSLVNQENFFKKMNMYHESNTNSGGNLDSSLLSRINISKSNKEGVDVSSNGQKVNSANGNVNIGANTNTTELNTQRNNNLKKLQNNENNMYNILGKSTLNDMHMNVKYVESLNNQFNFMPRENRKKESDNHQITMTNNMLNFQNDVEKKYKNNLVDLREKGNMKKL from the coding sequence ATGATGGAGGTGTACATCCGGGAAAGCAAAAAGCTTACCTTTAAAAACAACAAGGGTAAGAAGTTATTACGGTACTTGGATATATCATTGAATAATAAGTCGTTACATGACAGTCATATAGTGGAGTTAgtaaaagtattaaaaaaaattataaaaattgtatataataatttttattgtcTAAATATTGATTTAagtgaaaattatattacatgTGTAGGGCTAAAAACTCTactgaaatatattttaaattataatgaaaacataggagtaaatatattaaaattatataaaaataatataaaagatgaTGGTGTAtcattaataaaacaattagtgtatatacaaaaaataccTATGGAAGAATTACATCTATCACATAATTATGTACAAGATAATACGTgtaaagaattattattaagtTTTGTTCAAGCTAAAAAAGATAGTAATTATGTATATCCAAGATATGATAAATACCAAAGTTCTTACAAACATACACAAATACCTGTTTGGATTAGATTAGAATATAATTGTATTCAAAATCCAAAAGAAATTCTAAAAGAAGTAGAAgaatttgcaaaaaaaaaaagagggtataaaagtaatttaattatttgttcTGCTTTAAAAAGTGATAAAAGATGTTGTCcttataaatgtttaaatgCTACTATTCGGAATACACCAATTATGCACGTGTACATGTTTATTcatcaaaaagaaaatttaattagTACGAATGGTAAGATAACCaaggatgaaaaaaaagaattttcttCGTCCATACTGGATGTAGAAAAAACTCGTGAGTGTAATATTGATGACAAAAATATGGATCTTGATGAACCCTTCAGTTCTTTGGAAAGCAAGAATAACAATATTAGTGTCGTAGGTAGTAGTCTTAAAGTGAACCTGAGCACCGATGATAGCAGTGATGTTAGCAATAAAGCTATTGGCGGTAAGAATGTTGGGGCTAAGAATGTTGGGGCTAAGAGTGTTGGGGTTAAGAGTGTTGGGGCTAAGAGTGTTGGGGGTAAATCAATTGGCggaaaaagtaataaaaaaagtaatagcAATAACAACAGTGGAAACaatagcagtaataataaaaaaaatagtaaaaataataatagtaaaagcAAGGCGGTTCTCGGCAAGCGCTATGGGGAAAAGGTGGAGGAGCAGAACgaggaggaggaggaggagAAGGACAACGATAATGTGAAAGATATGGACGAAGAGGAGGACGAggaagatgaagaagaagacTTCGATGATGATGAAGATGACGATGACGACGATTTTGAGGATGAGGAGGAGGACGACGAAGAGGAGGAAGAAGATGATGAAGAGGAAGAGGAGGAGGAGGAAGAGGAGGAAGAAGATGATGGAGAAAGTGAACAGAGTGAATCGATCGAACAAAGTATTGATTGCAATTTCAAAGACAGGAATGCTTTTAAGGAgttgagaaaaaataaaaaaaaaggcaaggAAGACAGTAAGAGAGTATCTACAAAATCGTTCAactcaaataaaaaaatgataaattccTCCAACGGTGTGAAGAACGACGAGGATGAGGCCAgtaatatagatataaataaaaaaaaattaaaaaataaaaagaaaaaaaaaaagaaaaaaaaagaaaaagaaagagaaagtGAAATAGGAAGTGGAAGAGGGCATGGAAGAGGAGGTGGaagaaaagatgaaaaatttaatattaacaacATGAAGGAAGGACTTAGTGACGATGACGACAACGAAATTCATGGCGCAAGAATCGGTGGAAATAACATAAACTTGGATAGAAGTATTGATAGAAGCACAGATAGAAGTATGAGCAATTTGACGAACGAGATGAACAATGGTGAAAATAGAACAGATGGGGTAGACAGTGTAAGTAATTTGCCCTTGTACATAATCCTAGACTGTAGTGCTGTGTTAGATATGAAGGAATTGTGGAAAGATAAATCCTTTTTACCTTTTAGCTTCCCAGGGCTTCTCTActtatataacaataatcTGTTGAGGGGTATCAAAGACAGAAGGGGAAAGGAATGTAAAGGAAGGACAAGAAGTAGAAGCGGAGATAGAAGTGGAAACTGGAGTGGTAAAAGCATGAATAATAACAACATGAATAATGGTTTGGATAATCGGAAGAATATAAGTGACAGTGATTACAAAAATGGGAATGATTCCTTCATATGTTTAATGTGTAGTTATGTAGCAAATGAGTTGAAGCTTGTTTGCCAGAAAAGTGAAATAATTCGACAAAAGATGGTAAATTTAAAGTTAAATATATGGAATAAATTATCTGAGTTAGGTATTATGGAGTTTCTGAGTGTACCAAAggattttaaagaaaaaaaaaaaaattttttaaattcgtCATTTTTAACAGATGAACAAGTTAAACTAGCTAATgaatattatgatatatcGTATGAAACTCTACAGATGATacaattttcaattttatggtcaacatatatttataaaattagtaacaaagaaataataattgaaaataataaaaaaaaagaaataaataaagcagatatgaaaaaaaataaaaaagcaattTTTACCGAAGTGTTATATTTAACATCCtcttcaaatatatattctttttttgaatatttatatgaacaggacataaatattatacttCCCTTATGTGTAACTGTCAATCAGAttaataagtatatacaaGACAAGCATACTTATATAATCGACTTGTTAATAAATGCCAAACCGGTCAATACTAGTAATGGTACAAACGGTAAGGACCTAAGTTTTGATTTAAATAAATCGTTCTTTAAACAATTCATCAGGGAAAAGTATTCTAAATATGTGATAACCGGGAGGAGGGACATCGAGGAGGAGGTGGTGGATGAAGCGATGGATGAAGCGGTGGATAAAGCGGTGGATAAAGCGGTGGATAAAGCGGTGGATAAAGCGGTGGATGAACGAGAAGGGTATAATGGAGTACCTTGCGGAGTGCAGTATATAGCACAAAACAAAGGGAGGGGGAAAACAATCATTCCAAGTGATTTGAaggataagaaaaaaaatgaaaatagatACTTATCAAATGGAAATATAATGAACGTAGTGAATAATCATAGTGTCAATATAGAGGAggacaagaaaaaaaggaatacaaAGAATGATAACTATCAACATCAAATCATGAAGAAGAATACAGAAGGGtccaaaaatattatgtccCAAGCACTTATAACAAATAGCAACAATATGGAGGATTTGGACAACAAAGGGGAAAAGAAGGGTCTTGTTgttaataatagtattattGGTAATAGTTATGTGAAGAGGAGGCAGGGTCAAGTGGGGTATGGAAACATtggtattattaataataacaatgcatatgatatatttgatataaaATCAGTGAAATCTTtttcaaatgaaaatattagcAAACTGTGTAATATGGACAACAATAATATTAGCCAAGTTTCAACTAGTCGAAATGATATGGCGGAGGAGAGCAAAATCGCAGTAGCGATggataataatagtagtaatagtaatagtaataataatacaaagaTCGATGGATTGAATGTAATGAAAAATGCGTATTACACTTTGGacgaatataaaaatttaaatattaacataGATGGATTAAATATGGACGACGTAGATTCGATTGGAAAAAGGTCTGAACTCAACAATATTATGAATGATTccaaaaagggaaaaatggcaggaaaaaacaatattGGCCTTGCccttaataataacaacttCGTATCTAATAGTATTAAGTCTAATCGTGAAAATGGTATGCATCCATCTAATAATGCAATAGGAGTGAATAGTACTACTAGCATGAGCAGTAACATACATTTGGATAAGGAAAAAAGTGTTAGCACTCCAGTTTcaaatggaaataataagGTAAGCATATATAACCTTTTGGTTGATGCCTTTAGGGGAAAGAAGCACCCGCAGAAAGAGCTTGAAAATGTAGGTGGAAATGATGTTAGTGGAAATGATGTTAGTGGAAACGGTGTTGGAATGGAAGGTCAAGCGGGAAAGAATGTTAAAGTAGAGCAGGACATAGTTAGCACCACCTCTGCCGGTGTGAGATCCCAAATAATAAAGGTAAGGAACAACAGCATCGAGTTGAATACCAGCATTGATagcttttataatataagtaataacagtaatactGGTTTTCCAAGCTTTTCTGGGAATACGAACGTTACGAGTGCAACTGCAGCTACGGCCAGCACGACCATAGGGCACCTTAACGAGAAACATACTCACGTTAATGTGCGCGTTAGTAGCAAGAATGATAGTTTTAGCGCAGATCCTAATGCCCCCCATTTTGCCTATAACAACTCCCTGTTGGATGGTACACCTTCTCACAACATGAATAGAGCAAACATAAATTTGAAGGCAGTTAAGAACGATGGTGGAATGATATCTACGAAGATAAAAGATGAGGAGAACAGTAGAAATGTAGACAACATCagttttaataataacattcaTAGCAATCAGAACAACGGTAAGGGCGCGAAAAATACCACTCCGATGAAAAACAATAGTGGTGAAACAATTTACATGAACAGTGCATGTAACAAGAATtctatgaaaattttaatggaGGCGAAACTTAATGAGGATCGGATGCTAAGTAAAAGTGAAATAGAATTTAGTAATCTCATCGAATCAAtaccaaaaaatttaaacgaCGATTTGtctttatatttagaaaGCAGAAATAGAAACAGTCATAATGATAGTCATAATTATAATGGTAGGAGCATTAATAACAATGCTCTTCTAAGTGATAACAATATAACCCTCTTCAACCCGAATGTGTTGAGAAAAGActtagataaaaataattttaatgtaagTAGAGAGGAAGAATATAGACAagtaaatgaattaaaaaatacatatgacAAGTACAAAGTTGATATATTGAACACGTCGTTATTGCTAGAAGAGCTTATATTAAATCAGCACGTGTGTAAGTATATACCTTCGGACTTgtacaataaaattttaaaatgctATGAAAAGTTGGACGGCATGTTAACGAACTTGAATAGATGTAAGGATGACTTTAATGTTGGGTCGGTTGGAGGTGTGGGTGCTATAGGAAATGTGAGTGCtgataacataaaaattgatGAAAATTGTTTGTATGAAGATTTAAGAAATTACTGGGATTAcgctttttcaaaaaatactCCCACCTTTTTGTTCGAAGCTAAGGACATTATACATGgtggtagtagtaataacaatggAAATAGTGGAAACAACAATAGCAGCAATAATAACATAAGTAGTAATGATAGAAGCAACAATGGTAACAGCAACAACATCAGTAATAATCgtagtaatagtaaaatGGTGCTAACCCCAATAGAGGCTCATCAAGATTTGCTGATGACGAACCATATGAGCAGCAGCTGTATAGTAAACGACAGCGCTGATAGAAAGAacggtaataataatagtaatagtaatagtaatcataataatagtagtaataataatagtagtaatagtaatagtaatagtaatagtaatagtaatagtaatagtaatagtaatagtaatagtaataataataataataataataatagtaatagtaatagtaatagtaatagtaatagtaatagtaataataatagtaatagtaatagtaataataatagtaatagtaatagtaatagtaataataataataatagtaattattatagtagtaatagcaatggtaataacaaaaatagcTCAACGGTAATTCAAATGAACTATAACGGTGTAAGTgtgaataaaataagtagTCAGCAAATGAATGCAACAAACAATTTAAATGGTTCTATGAAGACAAATGTGTTAAgtggaaataataataataataatagtaataccAGGAGTACAAGTGCTATGAATCAGAATACTGGACGTAACtccaaaaaaatgaacaggAAAAAGGGGGCAGGTACCGTTGGAGGTAATGGGAATGCCAATActaacaataacaacaacaGAAATAGTAACAATGGTAACAGCAATAATAACATTGGCGGAAAAAATTGTAACAGCCGTGTGATGAACTCAACTAATAGTGGTGGTAGTCATCTAAACAACTCATTGAATGGTATTTTTGATGTAGGTTATAATAACATGAAAAATAGCCAGGCACAAACGAAATATGTACCAAGAAATGACAGCATGAACGATGATTCTCTGGCGAACCATAAGTTGATGATAAATGGCGGCAGTAGTAGTAATCTgcaaaatttgaaaaacagTAATTGCACAAATAACATGAATAATAAAGTTTCCAAAGAGATAAATAGTCATGCTGCTGTTAACATAGAAAGGAGCACCAACAACAATCATGGCAGTAAAGGTTATGGAAGTAGTATTCATcgtagtaacaataacagcAGTAACAATCATagcagtaacaataacagcAGTAACAATCATAGCTGTAACAATCATAGCAGTAACAATCATAGCAGTAACAATCATAGCAGTAACAATCATAGCAGTAACAATCATAGCAGTAACAATCATAGCAGTAACAATCATagcagtaacaataacagcAGAAACATTCATAACAACATGCATGGAATTGAATCGTCCGAGTTAAAAAGCGTAAATAAGCTACTCATGCTAAATAACGACTTGTCGAACTTAAAAATTACGAACAGTGAGGCGAACATATTGGAATACGATAATTCCTTAGTAAATCAGGAgaatttctttaaaaagaTGAATATGTACCATGAGAGTAACACGAATAGTGGGGGAAACTTGGACTCGAGTTTGTTATCCCGCATTAACATAAGCAAAAGTAACAAGGAAGGTGTTGATGTGTCGAGTAATGGACAAAAAGTAAACAGCGCGAACGGAAATGTGAACATAGGAGCAAATACCAATACGACTGAATTGAACACTCAGAGGAATAATAACTtgaaaaaattgcaaaataatgaaaacaatATGTACAATATTCTTGGAAAAAGCACACTAAATGACATGCACATGAATGTGAAATATGTTGAATCGTTGAATAatcaatttaattttatgccTAGggaaaacagaaaaaaagaaagtgaTAATCATCAAATCACAATGACAAACAACATGCTGAATTTTCAAAACGAcgtggaaaaaaaatacaaaaacaaCTTGGTCGACTTACGTGAAAAgggaaatatgaaaaaattgtgA
- a CDS encoding mitochondrial carrier protein, translating to MGEVDEEDGTLLQTFYGSVIGSTLSRIILYPLDTIKINKQIHMNDCSSVATSTIRRHACNNNATLGMSFSMKGKKNLFFFSFIKKYGLKGLYSGFLFSSMTTIPATSLYFCCFEYLKLKKLNYNKKLNEERINYEKDNSAFVHFVNYISLAFLAEAISCVIFVPIDVVKERLQTQKYLKLREYNKTYYFVRDLVRKEGLSRFYRGYCSTCLTYGLFGGSFFFFQNVGNKLMSKLEMEPSYSNNFKLNFICSMLSGIITSPLEVVRIRFQLQERNKTPFYYYNSFDGIAKLLREEGGSFFNLFKGNLYRCSLVCLSMTINVTIIDMYKKFVRISSAKGGNSITGKN from the exons ATGGGTGAAGTCGACGAAGAAG ATGGCACTTTGCTGCAAACATTCTATGGATCTGTAATTGGCTCGACCCTAAGTAGAATTATTCTTTACCCACTCgatacaattaaaataaacaagcAAATTCATATGAATGATTGTAGCAGTGTTGCTACAAGTACGATTAGGAGGCATGCCTGCAATAATAATGCTACTCTAGGAATGAGTTTTTCAAtgaaaggaaagaaaaaccttttctttttttcatttattaaaaaatatggtcTAAAAGGATTATATAGTGGTTTTCT TTTTTCATCGATGACAACAATTCCTGCAACGAGTTTGTACTTCTGCTGCTTCGAAtacttaaaattaaagaaattaaattataataaaaaattaaatgaagaaagaataaattatgaaaaagataATTCTGCTTTCGTACACTTTGTTAATTATATCTCCCTag CATTTTTGGCGGAAGCCATTTCCTGTGTTATATTTGTTCCAATTGATGTCGTTAAAGAAAGATTgcaa actcaaaaatatttaaaattaaggGAATACAACAAGACTTACTACTTCGTAAGAGACTTAGTACGTAAGGAAGGGCTAAGCAGA TTTTATAGAGGATACTGCTCAACGTGCTTAACCTACGGCTTGTTCGGAGGctcctttttcttcttccaaAAT GTTGGGAACAAACTAATGAGCAAGTTGGAAATGGAGCCCTCATATTCTAACAACTTCAAATTAAATTTCATTTGTTCTATGTTATCTGGAATTATTACCTCCCCCTTGGAGGTAGTTAGAATAAg attCCAACTAcaagaaagaaataaaactCCCTTTTACTACTACAACTCCTTCGac GGAATAGCAAAATTGTTAAGGGAAGAAGGAGGAAGTTTTTTCAATTTGTTTAAAGGAAACTTATATAGGTGTTCATTGGTCTGTCTTAGTATGACTATAAACGTAACAATCATtgatatgtataaaaaatttgtacgCATTTCAAGTGCAAAAGGTGGTAACAGTATTACTGGGAAAAACTGA
- a CDS encoding proteasome subunit beta type-3, producing MGSIFNYNGGCVLGMSGSDCVAIACDMRLGSNNFTTVSTNFTKIFKMNDHVYVGLSGLATDIQTLYELLRYRVNIYQIRQETEMDVDCFANMLSSILYSNRFSPYFVNPIVVGFKINHTIDDDGNKSITYEPYLTAYDLIGAKCETKDFVVNGVTSEQLYGMCESLYIKDQDENGLFETISQCLLSALDRDCLSGWGAEVYVLTPDKIIKKKLKTRMD from the exons atg gGTTCAATATTCAACTACAATGGGGGTTGCGTTTTAGGGATGAGTGGATCGGACTGCGTTGCCATTGCATGTGATATGAGACTTGgatcaaataattttacaactGTCAGTACAAATTTTacgaaaatttttaaaatgaatgatCATGTATATGTAGGATTAAGCGGACTAGCCACAGATATTCAAACACTTTATGAACTGTTAAGGTAccgtgtaaatatatatcagaTAAGACAAGAAACTGAAATGGATGTTGACTGCTTTGCAAATATGTTATCAAGCATACTATATTCAAATAGGTTCTCCCCATATTTTGTTAACCCAATAGTTGTTGGtttcaaaataaatcataCTATTGATGATGATGGAAACAAATCTATTACATATGAGCCTTACTTGACAGCCTATGATTTAATAGGTGCAAAATGTGAAACCAAAGATTTTGTTGTTAATGGAGTTACCAGTGAACAGCTCTACGGAATGTGCGAGTCGTTGTATATAAAGGATCAG GACGAGAACGGATTATTTGAAACCATTTCACAATGCTTGTTGAGTGCCTTGGACAGAGACTGTCTATCAGGATGGGGAGCTGAAGTTTACGTTTT aactcctgataaaattatcaaaaagAAACTGAAGACAAGAATGGACTGA
- a CDS encoding ELM2 domain-containing protein, producing the protein MAKRKYMSKVDGKINIGEKHQAKIPDLVVTDENGNDINSHIVNDHHITGNVDNYKINKKAKYEEEQQNTLNNNINDDKEQEGNENVSVVVGDDGTTENKQHEHNSDINEHEQTPEEEQEQEQEGGEQEGEEQEGEEQEGDGEDEEEEEENEEEEDEEDEEEEDEDEADAEEDSNEEANVGDSRNETNTDDSHDETNTENDTHDNNANADDAHEEEKGEHAE; encoded by the coding sequence atggcaaaGAGAAAATACATGTCCAAAGTAGAtgggaaaataaatattggtGAAAAGCATCAAGCGAAAATACCTGACCTAGTTGTTACAGATGAAAATGGAAATGATATAAACAGTCATATAGTAAATGATCATCATATAACAGGAAATGTAgataattacaaaataaataaaaaagcaaaatatgaagaagaacaacaaaatactttaaataataatataaatgatgaCAAGGAACAGGaaggaaatgaaaatgttAGTGTTGTAGTAGGGGATGATGGTACTACTGAAAATAAACAGCATGAACACAACAGTGATATTAATGAACACGAACAAACTCCAGAAGAGGAACAAGAACAAGAACAAGAAGGAGGAGAACAAGAAGGAGAAGAACAAGAAGGAGAAGAACAAGAAGGAGATGGAGAAGacgaagaagaagaagaagaaaatgaagaagaagaagatgaagaagatgaagaagaagaagacgAAGATGAAGCTGATGCAGAAGAGGACTCAAATGAAGAAGCGAATGTTGGGGATTCACGTAACGAAACTAATACAGACGATTCGCACGATGAAACAAATACAGAAAATGATACGCATGATAATAACGCCAATGCAGATGATGCACATGAAGAGGAGAAGGGGGAACACGCTGAATAA